The genomic interval CCAGCCGGCGCTGGGCCAGCTGCGGCGCGAAGGCGAGCCCGGCCAGCATGATCAGGCCGATCAGGAAGCCGCCCTCGGCGCCGGGCGTGACCCAGACGAAAGCATTGTCGGGCCGGAACAGCAGCGAGCTCGACAGTGTTTTGAGGAGCAGGGCCGCGCCCAGCATCAGCAGCATCAGGGTATAGCGCGGCGCACCACGGCGCAGCAGGCACAGCAGGGTGAGCGCGGCGCCGACCATGCCGCAGGCGGTGATGATGGTTTCCGACAGCCAGTACTGTTCGACGCTCATCGCCGGACCGGGACGCAGCATGGCGATCAGGTCGATGTCCTCGTCGAACCAGCTTGATAGCCAGCTTGACACGATCGGCAGCACCTGGCCGTGGCCGAACAGGAAGCTCTGCGGATAAATCTGCGCCAGCGGCCACAGGGCCAGCAGCACCAGGCCCTGGCTGGCATGGGGCGCGAACCATTTTTTACGCAGCCGGTACAGGCGGCCCTGGTCGAGCAGGCTGCGCGAAATGAAGGGGCCGATGCAGGCGCCGACGAAGGCGCCGGCGGAATTGGTCAGCAAATCGAGGTTCGAGGGCACGCGGCTGGGCAGGAAATTCTGCACGGCTTCCATCGAGCCCGAGACCAGGAAGCCGAGGATGGCCGCCAGCAGCGCCGCCCAGATCCCGCGCACCAGCGGATACAGGGCCAGCACCAGCAGGATCCCGAGCGGCACGTAACCGACGATGTTGACCATCACGTCGAAGCCGGTCCAGTAGCGCTGCTTGACCAGGTTCATGAACGACAGCAGCGGCAGGCCATTGCTGCGCCAGCCGGTAAACGGATACCAGCTGGCATAGACGATCAGCAGCAGATACGCCAGCAGCGCGGCGCGCGCCACGGGGAGAACCGCGCGGCCGCGCGTCCTCGGGCGCCGCGTGCTGCGGGTCGGTCCCGGTCATCGCTTGCGGTTGTCGAAGCCGGCGAGCCAGGCGACGATGTCGGCAGCGGCGCCGTCGGTGCTGGCAGCCGGGGCACGTGCGCCGCCGGCGGCATCGGCACTGGGGGCCGGGGTGGCGCGTGTAAAGGTACGCTGGTCAGCCAGGGCATGGCCGTTGAAGAGCGAGGCGCGCAGGACCAGGCGGCCTTCGCTGGCGCTGGTACTGGCGAAGGTATGGCTGAAGTCGTCGATTTCGATGCGCAGGATCGGCACCGTGGTCGCCGTGTCGGTTGCCGACAGTACCTTCACGCCGGCCTGGGCCAGGCGCGACTTCAGGCGCTGGGTCACCAGGAGCAGCGGGTTGGCCGTCCAGCGGCTGTTGGCATAGGTGCGTGCCTGCAGCGGATCGGCATAGTCCAGGCGATACACCATGCGTTCGTTCTCGAAGGCCGGCGAGCCGGTCGCGTCCGTCACGACGATGGCCGCCAGTGGCGCCTGCGCCACCTGGCTCGCTGGCGGGCCAAGCGGGCCGAAATCGAACTGGGTGGTGGGCGCGGCCTTTTCGGAGGCGCAGCCGGCAAGCGACAGCAGCAGGGCGGCGCCAAGGATGCGGGACAGGTTCATGGGGGTAATCCTCATTTGGTCGGGGCGACGAAGCCCGGTTCGCCGGGGCCGGGTTGGGCATTCGGGCCGCCGAACAGGATGCTTTGCGGACGGTCGCCGAGCGCGTCGGAGGTGCGGCGCACCGAGCGCAGGGCCGTGCGCGCCTCGTCGGTCATGCGGGTCAGGTGCGGCAGGGTGTCCGATTCCAGGTCGCTGGTGACGCCCGGAGCGAGCCGATGGCGTCGTTCAGGCGGTTGAGCGGGCCGTCCGGGGCCTGCAGGCCGGTGGCCAGGCGGTCGTAGTTGCGCACGGTGCTGGTGGCGCTGTCGGCGAAGGTGTCGAAGGAGGTCAGGCTCTGTTCGAGCTTGTCGGCCAGGCGCGGCAGCTTGTCGATGGTCGGGCCCAGGCGCTCGGGAATCTTGCCATAGGCCTCGGCGGCGCGGCTGATGTTGTCGAAGGAGCCGATGATGATCCTCTGGTTTTCGTCGCTCATCAGGTTGTTGATGCGCGCCGTGATCTGTTCGGTGCGGTCGAGGATGGCGAGACCGCGCTTTTCCAGCTGGTCGAGCAGGCCCGGACGCAGCGGGATGCGGCCGACGTGCTCGGGGTCGGTCCTCAGGAGGGGCGAACCGGTGCGGTCGTCGTCGAGCTGGATGAAGGCGATGCCGGTCACGCCCTGGTAGCCCAGCGAGGCAAAGGTGGTGGTAGTGATCGGCGAGCCTTCTTCCACCGACAGGCGGATCAATATCTGGCCGGTGACCTTCGGATCGAACACGATCTCGTCGACGCGGCCCACTTCCAGGCCGCGATAGCGCACCGTCGCCTGGGGGTTCAGGCCCGGGATCGACTGGGTGGTGATGATTTCGTAGGGCGCGAACTCGTTCTTGTCGCGGTTCAGCCAGAGGCCCACCAGGATCGCGGCCACCAGCAGCGCGATCGTGAAGACACCCGTCATCAGGGCATAAGATCGGTTTTCCATGTCACTCCTTTGGATGTTCCTCGGCGGCGCCGTTGCGTTCCTCTTCGCGTTCCTCATCGCGTTCATCGAGCACTTCGAGTGCCCGCAGGCCGCGGCCGCCGAGGAAGAATTGTTTGATGAATGGGTGGTCCACCTCCACCACGTCGCGCGATGGCCCCACCGCCAGGACGTGTTTTTCGGCCAGGACCGCAATGCGCGAGGACAGCGCAAACAGCGTGTCGAGGTCGTGGGTGACCATGACGACAGTCAGTTTCAGCTCCCTGTGCAGCGCGTGGATCAGGGTCACGAAGGCGTCCGACGCGTCGGGGTCGAGGCCGGCGGTGGGCTCGTCCAGGAACAGCAGCCGGGGCTCCAGTGCCAGCGCGCGTGCCAGGGCCGCACGCTTGGTCATGCCGCCCGACAGGTCGGCCGGCATCTTGTTGGCGTGTTCGGCGCCCAGGCCCACCATGTCCATTTTCAGCAGCACGGCATCGCGGATGACGTCGTCGGGCAGCGCGCGCAGTTCGCGCATCGGCAAGGCGATGTTGTCGAACACGGTCAGCGCCGAATACAACGCGCCCTGCTGGAACAGCATGCCCCAATGGTTGCGCATGCGCTGGAGCTGCTCGGGACCGGCCTCGCTGATGTCTTCGCCGAACACGCGCACGCAACCCCGCGTAGGGCGCTCCAGGCCCAGCATCTGGCGCAGCAGCACGGTCTTGCCGGTCCCCGAACCGCCGACGATGGAGAGGATTTCGCCCGAATAGATTTCCAGGTTCAGGTCCTGGTGCACCACGGTCTTGCCGAACTTGGTCCACAGGTTGCGGATCTCGACCACCGGCGGACCGACGTCCTCCTCGGGCTTGCGGTTGAGCTCTTGTGTGCGCTGGTTCTCCGCCATCAGAAGCCGACCCCGTTGAAGATGATGGCGAAGACCGCATCGGCCAGGATCACCACGGTGATGGCCGTCACCACCGAGGTGGTGGTGCCGCGCCCGAGGCTTTCCGTGTTCGGCTTGATGCGCAGGCCGAAGTGGCAGGACAACAGCGCGATCAGCATGCCGAAAGCCACGCCTTTCAGCAGGCCGATGGTGTAGTTCACCAGCGGCACCGCGTCCGGCAGCTTCTGCAGGAAGTAGCGCGCCGACAGCCCTAGTTCGATCTTGGCCGATACCATGCCGCCGATCAGCGCCATGGCGTCGGTCCACACCACCAGCAAGGGCATCGAGACCGCCAGCGCCACCACCTTTGGCATGATCAGGCGATAGCCATGCGAGATGCCCATCACCAGCATGGCGTCGAGTTCCTCGGTGACCTTCATCACGCCCAGCTGGGCCGTGATCGAGGAGCCCGAGCGGCCCGCCACCAGGATCGCCGCCAGCAGCGGCCCGAGCTCGCGGATGACGCTCATGCCCAGCAGGTTGACCACGAAGATGTCGCCGCCGAGCATGCGCAGCTGCTGCGCCGCCAGGTAGGCAAACACCACGCCGATCAGGAAGCCGACCAGCGCCGTGATGCCCAGGGCCTGCACCCCGGAGTGGTAGATATTGGCGGAGATTTCGCGCCAGGGCCCGGTATTCGGACGGCGGATGAAGCGTCCCAGGTCCTGGACCAGGCGGCCGATCAGTTCGACGAAACCGTGCAGGTGTTCGAAGAAGTTGAGCAGGCCGGCGCCGAGCGCGATGATCCAGTTCAGCGGGCTAATCCTGGCACGCGGCAAGTTGTGG from Massilia sp. Se16.2.3 carries:
- a CDS encoding ABC transporter permease translates to MQIENTPILTIRPSAGGAAQSVMASGVWQVHALSQKGMLKRINRTLAGLKNKSSLDWDLTEVASIDHIGAQMLWNAWGKKRPARLQLNPRQEELFARIEKASRHNLPRARISPLNWIIALGAGLLNFFEHLHGFVELIGRLVQDLGRFIRRPNTGPWREISANIYHSGVQALGITALVGFLIGVVFAYLAAQQLRMLGGDIFVVNLLGMSVIRELGPLLAAILVAGRSGSSITAQLGVMKVTEELDAMLVMGISHGYRLIMPKVVALAVSMPLLVVWTDAMALIGGMVSAKIELGLSARYFLQKLPDAVPLVNYTIGLLKGVAFGMLIALLSCHFGLRIKPNTESLGRGTTTSVVTAITVVILADAVFAIIFNGVGF
- a CDS encoding ABC-type transport auxiliary lipoprotein family protein, giving the protein MNLSRILGAALLLSLAGCASEKAAPTTQFDFGPLGPPASQVAQAPLAAIVVTDATGSPAFENERMVYRLDYADPLQARTYANSRWTANPLLLVTQRLKSRLAQAGVKVLSATDTATTVPILRIEIDDFSHTFASTSASEGRLVLRASLFNGHALADQRTFTRATPAPSADAAGGARAPAASTDGAAADIVAWLAGFDNRKR
- a CDS encoding ABC transporter ATP-binding protein translates to MAENQRTQELNRKPEEDVGPPVVEIRNLWTKFGKTVVHQDLNLEIYSGEILSIVGGSGTGKTVLLRQMLGLERPTRGCVRVFGEDISEAGPEQLQRMRNHWGMLFQQGALYSALTVFDNIALPMRELRALPDDVIRDAVLLKMDMVGLGAEHANKMPADLSGGMTKRAALARALALEPRLLFLDEPTAGLDPDASDAFVTLIHALHRELKLTVVMVTHDLDTLFALSSRIAVLAEKHVLAVGPSRDVVEVDHPFIKQFFLGGRGLRALEVLDERDEEREEERNGAAEEHPKE
- a CDS encoding MlaD family protein, producing MENRSYALMTGVFTIALLVAAILVGLWLNRDKNEFAPYEIITTQSIPGLNPQATVRYRGLEVGRVDEIVFDPKVTGQILIRLSVEEGSPITTTTFASLGYQGVTGIAFIQLDDDRTGSPLLRTDPEHVGRIPLRPGLLDQLEKRGLAILDRTEQITARINNLMSDENQRIIIGSFDNISRAAEAYGKIPERLGPTIDKLPRLADKLEQSLTSFDTFADSATSTVRNYDRLATGLQAPDGPLNRLNDAIGSLRASPATWNRTPCRT
- a CDS encoding VanZ family protein, whose protein sequence is MARAALLAYLLLIVYASWYPFTGWRSNGLPLLSFMNLVKQRYWTGFDVMVNIVGYVPLGILLVLALYPLVRGIWAALLAAILGFLVSGSMEAVQNFLPSRVPSNLDLLTNSAGAFVGACIGPFISRSLLDQGRLYRLRKKWFAPHASQGLVLLALWPLAQIYPQSFLFGHGQVLPIVSSWLSSWFDEDIDLIAMLRPGPAMSVEQYWLSETIITACGMVGAALTLLCLLRRGAPRYTLMLLMLGAALLLKTLSSSLLFRPDNAFVWVTPGAEGGFLIGLIMLAGLAFAPQLAQRRLAVVTLVLSLIVVNTIPANPYFTSTLQGWVQGKFLNFNGAAQFLSLLWPFFALWFLLLPSHKLNRG